Below is a genomic region from Nitrosopumilus sp. b3.
TGATTTTTATCAACTACTGAATATTTTTTTTTCAAAAATAAAAAAAGTATTAGCAGGTTCCAATTGTCTGCCAAATACCAATTACATTACCTTCAGTGTCTGAAATTCTGGCATACATTCCAAAATCACCTATCTTCATTACAGGCATTACAGTTTTGCCGCCAGCAGATTCCACCTTTTTGATGTGGTCCTCAATATCAGGTACATCGATTACTATCATTGGATGTCTCCCTGTTGGATTCTTTGGAAGTAAACCTCCATTGATTGCACCTGCCTCATTAGGTTTCATCTTCTCATCACTAGGGGTAGTTATTGCCATGTGATAATCCCTGTCTGCAAATTGCGCTATCTGCCATCCAAACACGTCTTGATAGAACTTTTGCGCTCTGCCTTGATCATCATATGGAATTTCAAAGTGTGATACTTTGTTCATAGATTCTAAAAACTGTGATTATTGATAATATTTTTTCCAGAAATTATTGGAATTTTGAATCCCATTTGCCTTCATTGATTTCAGCAGTAATCTCTTTTGGTGTCTTTCCCTCTACTTTGACTCCTAGTGCAAGGCATGTTCCAATGATTGTCTTTGCAACTGATTTCAATGATGTGGCATAAGATTTCTCAAGTTTAGTGTTTGCAACTTTGATCACAGAATCAAGTGATACATCTCCAGCCCATTCAGTGCCAGATGCACCGGAGCCTTTCTGGATTCCGGCCTCTTTCATGATTAGTGCAGCAGCTGAAGGGATGCCAATTTCAATTTCATATTTTTTTGTCTCAGAATCAACAACTACTGTAACTGGAACTTTCATTCCCTCAAAGTCTTTGGTTTTTTCATTGATTGAATTGATTACTTCCATGATGTTGACGCCTAGTGGTCCCAGTGCAGGACCTAATGGTGGACCTGCTGATGCTGCTCCGCCTGTTACAAGTGATGATACTTTTTGTTCTCCCATGTTAAATCAAACTCTAAATGAAAATTTAATCCTTCCTAAGCCTCACTTGAGAGTTTCAGGTAGTTTGCGTCTACTGTTACTGGCAATTGGTATGATGCATCAAGTAAAACTACAGTTGCTTCTTCCTTGTCAACATCAATTCTTGTGATTGTTGCCTTCATTCCCTTGAATGGACCTCCTGTAATTTCTACGACATTATCTACTGCTAATTGTGAAACTGTTGATTTCTTGATTAGGTATCCTTCGATATCTTTGAATTCTAATTCTCCTCTTAATTGACCGCGAATGTGTCTTACACCTTCAACTGCCATGTATGCATCACTAGGATTGATTGCCTCGATTACGACATATCCCTTGAGATTGTCAACTAGTAATACTGATTGAATGTTAATTTGATTGGCGTTAGCTTTTGCTTCTAATAATCTCATGACCACTTTTTCCTGTCCCCCAGTGGTTCTGATTGCAAACAAATGTGATTTTATTTCCTCTGACAATTTTACCGTCCAAATGTAATTACCGAAAAGACAAACTGTATGGTAAATCCAACTAATCCGACTCCTCCAATTCCCAATAATACGAGTCTAAGGTGCTGCTGGTACTCATCTTTGTCAGGTTTTTTCGCCATTTTCATGGTATTTGCCATATTCTTCAAAGTCTGCCTAGGGTTCATTGGTGGAAATTAATATGGTGTCCTTATATTCCTTATCTCATGGAACTACTAATTGCGTATCAAGATGACCCAGCTGGTCACAATATGGCAAAATTTCTTTCAAAGAGGATGACCAAAGACGGTGATGTTTTTCGTGGAAAAAATTATGACTTGCTAATCATTCCCACCCCTGCAATTTCAGCTGATTGGCTGGAAGAAAAATATGATTATGATGGATTTGTGTTTCTCTCAAAACATGCAGCAGAGTCCGGACAGCTGGCTTTGACATGTCATAGTACGGGAAATTTCTCAGAGGCAAAGTTTGGAGGAAATGACAGACAAGTTGCAATTCCCCATCCTGATCTCCAAAAGGCTTATCTTAAAAAATTAAAGAAAAACAAATTAAAGTTTTCAGATTTTCAAATTACCATAGAGGCCACACACCACGGTCCTACTGCATTGAAAAAACCATCAATCTTCATAGAGATTGGTACAACTGAAAAACAGTGGACTGATGAATCTCTTTGCCATTCTGTTGCATTATTGGTAAATGATGTGATGTCTAATCCAATTCCTAAAAACCCAGTAGCTATCTGCTTTGGTGGTACCCACTATCCCTCAAAGTTTACAGATGAGCTCCTTGATGGAAAGTATGCACTTGGAACTGTCATTCCAAAGCATGCACTTGAGAGTCTTGATTCAGAACTGTTTTCCCATATTTTATCGCAAAACAAAATGGCAACTGCTGCACTATTGGACTGGAAAGGCTTGGGTTCAGATAAACAAAAAGTACTTGATTTACTTGAATCAACAGATCTTGAGGTAATCAAACTTTGAATCTCGAACAAAAGATTTACAAAAAATTACTCCAGGTTCCCAAAGGCCAAATCACAACTTATGGTGAGCTGGCAAAAGCAGTTGGACTAAAAAATGGACAGAGAGTTGTTGGAAGAATAATGAACAAGAACCCATACCCTGTAATTATTCCATGTCATAGAGTTGTAATGTCTACAGGAAAAGTTGGGGGCTATGCATATGGGGAGCACATTAAAACAAAGATGCTAAGTGATGAAGGTATTGAGATAAAAAATGGTAAAATTATGAATTTAGAAAATACAGTTTATCTGTTCTAGTCTTTTCTCTTTTCTCTGATTTCATCCATGAGCAGTCTGAGGTGTGCTTTATTTCTAACAGTATTACCGCCTACTTTTTTGTAGAGTTCCCAGAATTCCGGATTTGTCAAGTCCTTTCTGTCCTTTGCAATCTTTAGTAATCTTCTTAATGAACGAACTTTAGCAACATAAACTTCTTTTTTACCAACTCTTGCACCTTTTCTTCCTTGTTTTGAACCTTGAGTTGTACCTCTCTTCTTTCTCTGTTCTTTTTTGAATTGTGCTCTTCCTCTAGATGTTCCGACAAATGGTTTTATCTTGATTGTATTTGCAGTGATAAGACTACGGATGTTTTCTCTAGTAATTGCATCTGCAATGTCATCGAGATGATCAGTATCGAATTTGATTCTGTGAATTCCGACTCCTGTGACTCTAGATGCGAGTCTCTTCTTTGCGTTAAGATTTACTACCACTTGCACTCACTCTCGCATTAAAAATTTTAAATTTATTTTCAATTGCTTTTACGATGATTTCCTTTCTCTTTCTAGTTCCAACACTGTGTCCGAATCTAACTCCGTCTTTTTTTGGATCTAGTTTTTCCAAGTCTGATAAATTGAATACTAAATTATCTGTATATCCTGATGGGTGCAATCCTCTTGCTTCTTTTGGTCCTCCATATCCTACTTTTACAAGTCCTGGACGGCCTCTACTCTTTTGTTTTCTCTGATGATGATCGATACCTTTTGGTTTTCTCCAGTTAGTCTGTAGTCTAACATAACGCCAGCTTTCTGGTCTTACAAAGTCTGGATTGTGTTCCTTTACTTCCTGTCTCTTTGCAATCTTGTCCTTATTGATAGGCATCAATTTGAGTCTTGAATTTTGGAATAAATACGTTCCTAGACAAAAAGATAATTCCCTATAAGAAAAAGATAATAAGGAAACTTTAGGCGGATCGATATCTCATGAACCAGCCTGGGATTGATAAAATTACTTTTGGAGGCCAAATCCTCTGACCCAAGTAGTAGGTAATTCAGTAACTGACAAATTTTCTTCCCAGCTAAAGGAGTTTGGAATCAATCCATCAAAAGTACATAGAAATCTCAGTGTTGAGGAGATGGTCTCAATTGCAGTTGAGAGAAAAGAGGGCGTAGTAAATTCCACAGGCTCCCTTTCAGTCAATACTGGAAAATATACGGGCCGTTCACCTGATGACCGATTTATTGTATTTGATGATAAAACTCATGATACTATTGATTGGGGCAAAATCAATCATCAGTTCCCAACTGGCAAATTTGAAAAACTCTTAGAGAAAATGAAAAACTTTGTTGATAACAAGGAGCTTTATGTCTTTGATGGATTTGTTGGGGCAGACCCTAATACCCGTTTACCAATTAGAGTCATAAATGATCATGTGTGGCAAAGCATGTTCTCAAGGAATCTATTCATCAGACCAACAAAAGAAGAACTTGAAAATCACGAACCAGAATTTACAATTTTATGTATTAACGACTTTGAAGCAAATCCCGAAATTGATGGAACAAGAACTGATGTCTTTATCCTAATTGACTTGACTAGAAAAATTGTTTTGATTGGCGGAACAGAGTATGCAGGAGAAATGAAAAAGTCAATGTTTGGTGTGATGAATTACTTGTTGCCTGACCGCGGTATCTTCCCAATGCATTGCTCTGCAAACATTGGAGAAAAAGGTGACACTGCGTTGTTCTTTGGATTGTCCGGTACTGGAAAGACTACTCTCTCGGCAGATCCTAATAGAAGATTAATTGGTGATGATGAACACGGTTGGTCTGATAATGGAACGTTTAACTTTGAAGGTGGATGCTATGCAAAGTGCATCAATCTAAGTCAAGAAGCAGAACCTGAAATTTGGAATGCTATCAAGCCCGGTGCAGTTTTAGAAAACGTAGTACTCAAAGACAATGTTCCTGATTATGATGATAACACATTAACTGAAAACACCAGAGTTGCATATCCTTTGGACTTTATTCCAGGAGCTGTGATTCCAAGTGTTGGGGGAAATCCCAGAGTTATTGTATTTTTGACAGCTGATGCACTGGGTGTTTTACCACCAGTTTCTAGATTGACAAAGGAGGGGGCAATGTTTCATTTCATGTCCGGTTACACAAGCAAGCTTGCAGGAACTGAGCGAGGTATCAAAGAGCCAAAGTCTGTGTTCTCTGAGTGTTTTGGGGCACCATTCATGCCTAGACCGGCCTCAGTTTACGCCAAATTATTGGGTGATAAAATTAATCAGCATAATACCGTAGTTTATCTTGTAAACACTGGATGGTCTGGCGGACCTTATGGTGTTGGAAAAAGAATCAAGATAAAGTACAGTCGCGCAATGGTTACTGCTGCACTATCTGGTGCACTTGATATTGTAAAGTATCGTCATGATGATCTGTTTAACTTGGATATTCCAACTGAAGTAGAGGGAGTTCCATCAGAAATTTTAGATCCAAAAAACACATGGACTGACAAGGATTCTTATGATTTGTCTGCAAAGAAACTAGCCCAGATGTTCACTGAGAATTTCAAAAAGTTCGATGGTGTCTCACCTGAAATTATTGAGGCAGGTCCAAAAGCTCCACTTTAGAGTATCTTTTTTTAATTAATCCAAAAATTCCAATAGCTGCAACTACTATTGCAATGATTCCAATCTGTTTTCCTGGAATGTCAATGTCAAATCTCTGAATGTCATCTGGAATTGTACTGATCCGAATTGTATTGTATGCACTAGTAGAGTTTTGGTCTGTTCTAATTTTAGCTTCAATCCAATATTCTGCATTCTCAAAAACATCTATTGATGCTTTTTTGTTTGGCAGCATAGTAGTAGTATCAACTTTGCCGTCTTTGCTATTTGTAATTGAGATTTTTGCAAAGTTCCATTTCTCTGGATGATAAATATCAAAGATGAGTTTTTGATTCTGTTGA
It encodes:
- the pckA gene encoding phosphoenolpyruvate carboxykinase (ATP), translated to MTQVVGNSVTDKFSSQLKEFGINPSKVHRNLSVEEMVSIAVERKEGVVNSTGSLSVNTGKYTGRSPDDRFIVFDDKTHDTIDWGKINHQFPTGKFEKLLEKMKNFVDNKELYVFDGFVGADPNTRLPIRVINDHVWQSMFSRNLFIRPTKEELENHEPEFTILCINDFEANPEIDGTRTDVFILIDLTRKIVLIGGTEYAGEMKKSMFGVMNYLLPDRGIFPMHCSANIGEKGDTALFFGLSGTGKTTLSADPNRRLIGDDEHGWSDNGTFNFEGGCYAKCINLSQEAEPEIWNAIKPGAVLENVVLKDNVPDYDDNTLTENTRVAYPLDFIPGAVIPSVGGNPRVIVFLTADALGVLPPVSRLTKEGAMFHFMSGYTSKLAGTERGIKEPKSVFSECFGAPFMPRPASVYAKLLGDKINQHNTVVYLVNTGWSGGPYGVGKRIKIKYSRAMVTAALSGALDIVKYRHDDLFNLDIPTEVEGVPSEILDPKNTWTDKDSYDLSAKKLAQMFTENFKKFDGVSPEIIEAGPKAPL
- a CDS encoding MGMT family protein, whose amino-acid sequence is MNLEQKIYKKLLQVPKGQITTYGELAKAVGLKNGQRVVGRIMNKNPYPVIIPCHRVVMSTGKVGGYAYGEHIKTKMLSDEGIEIKNGKIMNLENTVYLF
- a CDS encoding 50S ribosomal protein L19e, with product MVVNLNAKKRLASRVTGVGIHRIKFDTDHLDDIADAITRENIRSLITANTIKIKPFVGTSRGRAQFKKEQRKKRGTTQGSKQGRKGARVGKKEVYVAKVRSLRRLLKIAKDRKDLTNPEFWELYKKVGGNTVRNKAHLRLLMDEIREKRKD
- a CDS encoding D-aminoacyl-tRNA deacylase; protein product: MELLIAYQDDPAGHNMAKFLSKRMTKDGDVFRGKNYDLLIIPTPAISADWLEEKYDYDGFVFLSKHAAESGQLALTCHSTGNFSEAKFGGNDRQVAIPHPDLQKAYLKKLKKNKLKFSDFQITIEATHHGPTALKKPSIFIEIGTTEKQWTDESLCHSVALLVNDVMSNPIPKNPVAICFGGTHYPSKFTDELLDGKYALGTVIPKHALESLDSELFSHILSQNKMATAALLDWKGLGSDKQKVLDLLESTDLEVIKL
- a CDS encoding 50S ribosomal protein L11, which produces MGEQKVSSLVTGGAASAGPPLGPALGPLGVNIMEVINSINEKTKDFEGMKVPVTVVVDSETKKYEIEIGIPSAAALIMKEAGIQKGSGASGTEWAGDVSLDSVIKVANTKLEKSYATSLKSVAKTIIGTCLALGVKVEGKTPKEITAEINEGKWDSKFQ
- a CDS encoding VOC family protein; amino-acid sequence: MNKVSHFEIPYDDQGRAQKFYQDVFGWQIAQFADRDYHMAITTPSDEKMKPNEAGAINGGLLPKNPTGRHPMIVIDVPDIEDHIKKVESAGGKTVMPVMKIGDFGMYARISDTEGNVIGIWQTIGTC
- a CDS encoding protein translocase SEC61 complex subunit gamma, which translates into the protein MNPRQTLKNMANTMKMAKKPDKDEYQQHLRLVLLGIGGVGLVGFTIQFVFSVITFGR
- a CDS encoding transcription elongation factor Spt5; this encodes MSEEIKSHLFAIRTTGGQEKVVMRLLEAKANANQINIQSVLLVDNLKGYVVIEAINPSDAYMAVEGVRHIRGQLRGELEFKDIEGYLIKKSTVSQLAVDNVVEITGGPFKGMKATITRIDVDKEEATVVLLDASYQLPVTVDANYLKLSSEA
- a CDS encoding 50S ribosomal protein L32e is translated as MPINKDKIAKRQEVKEHNPDFVRPESWRYVRLQTNWRKPKGIDHHQRKQKSRGRPGLVKVGYGGPKEARGLHPSGYTDNLVFNLSDLEKLDPKKDGVRFGHSVGTRKRKEIIVKAIENKFKIFNARVSASGSKS